One part of the Bdellovibrio bacteriovorus genome encodes these proteins:
- a CDS encoding recA protein: protein MSTLALPELANIPFVSAEQLQPPPGLPTGVNVLDDFLLWRGVPQGDLSLLQGAPGTGATSLWIRIVQNVHSQNKWAAWINGDAQLFPAHLSNYKINLKKLLVVKEPKENEQLFWLLQELITSSLFEVIGCNLKEMFLKNHQLQKLKRLCRLHKVALVFVNQKASKFVNPLFSLMIHFQRDFITIQRALHRPTPFNLAGSMIHANFMHQFKNTARKLLS, encoded by the coding sequence ATGAGCACCCTTGCCCTTCCCGAACTGGCTAACATCCCTTTTGTCTCTGCCGAGCAGCTGCAACCGCCGCCGGGACTTCCCACTGGCGTGAATGTCCTGGATGACTTTCTGCTGTGGCGAGGAGTCCCGCAAGGCGACCTCAGCCTGCTGCAGGGGGCTCCGGGCACCGGCGCCACTTCTTTGTGGATTCGCATCGTTCAAAACGTGCATTCCCAGAACAAGTGGGCGGCGTGGATCAACGGGGATGCTCAGCTTTTTCCGGCTCATTTAAGCAATTACAAAATCAATCTGAAAAAACTGCTGGTGGTCAAGGAGCCCAAAGAAAACGAACAGCTTTTCTGGCTGCTGCAAGAGCTGATCACAAGTTCCCTGTTTGAAGTGATCGGCTGCAACCTGAAAGAGATGTTTTTGAAAAACCATCAGCTGCAAAAACTGAAACGGCTTTGTCGTCTGCACAAGGTGGCTTTGGTTTTTGTGAATCAGAAGGCCAGCAAGTTTGTAAACCCGCTGTTCAGTCTGATGATTCATTTTCAACGCGACTTTATCACCATCCAAAGGGCTTTGCACCGTCCAACGCCATTCAATCTGGCAGGGAGTATGATTCATGCGAACTTTATGCATCAATTTAAAAACACCGCAAGAAAGCTCCTCAGCTGA
- a CDS encoding methylated-DNA--[protein]-cysteine S-methyltransferase, producing MTDLEFKIYKVPSEFGEWLAAFEDDQLIFLGSYNAGKKLVEGDLAALIAKFYSVRIGSFQPAPWDHGNFWTTQHQIKLQGTEFQMKVWLELLKIPSGKTVTYSELAKKLRKGSAVRAVATAVGKNPISYWIPCHRVVGQGNNLLKYHWGPEVKEYLLMKEGVL from the coding sequence ATGACCGATCTTGAATTCAAAATCTATAAAGTTCCTTCTGAATTCGGCGAATGGCTGGCGGCCTTCGAAGACGACCAGTTGATTTTTCTGGGCAGTTACAATGCCGGGAAGAAGCTGGTGGAAGGCGACCTCGCGGCTTTGATTGCAAAATTCTACAGCGTGCGTATCGGCTCTTTCCAACCCGCGCCCTGGGACCACGGCAACTTCTGGACAACCCAGCATCAGATCAAACTTCAGGGCACCGAGTTTCAAATGAAAGTGTGGCTGGAGCTTTTGAAAATTCCCTCAGGAAAAACCGTCACCTATTCTGAACTGGCCAAGAAACTTCGCAAGGGCTCAGCTGTTCGAGCCGTGGCCACGGCGGTGGGAAAAAATCCCATCAGCTATTGGATCCCCTGTCACCGCGTCGTCGGCCAGGGTAACAATCTTCTGAAGTATCACTGGGGTCCGGAAGTAAAAGAGTATCTGCTGATGAAAGAAGGCGTTCTTTAG
- a CDS encoding DNA polymerase III subunit alpha, whose translation MGTLTNKALVPSQNSRLPAKPRPRAKGFVELLGRSNFSFLQGASSPEEMVSQAVEFGYDGMALCDLNGLYGVVRGFQTIQSPSLFTASPQVKEGFHYLIGSELTLTDESSVVLIPMNKQGYSHLCEILTLGKRQAAKGFSKLSLEQIEKYNQGLLCLAIPPWTDERYEKLEKIFDNRLYLPLWRDLTWESQEFCRQGFALEEKYQARLFVTQRPFMHSPERKPLFDVLTCTLHHTTLAEAKNKLIQNSERCLKSLDDISWLWQDRLDLVEKTVEISARVTFSLNEIRYRYPASSLPLGMTPTEHMRELTMKGAQWRYPEGIPEKALKQIEHELELIKDLQYEDYFLTLKEICDFASSRGILYQGRGSAANSVVCFCLGLTAIDPVKMNLLFERFLSRERREPPDIDIDFEHSRREEVIQHIYEKYNERHAAMVCTVIRYRSRMAIRETAKVFGMPLAKINAMIKFMGRDGMKRLLDPAVAADFGMEPEPWKMFMALAQQLHGFPRHLGIHSGGFLITQDPITEMVPVEKATMNGRYVIQWNKDDVDFLRLMKIDVLSLGMLTCLRKCFDLLRDVKGKDYSLATLPADDKPTYDMICRAETVGVFQIESRAQMNTLPRMQPRNFYDLVIEIALIRPGPLQGGMVHPFLKLRQNRPKEIKYAHPALEPILEKTMGVPIFQEQVMKMVVAVADFTPGEADELRRVMSSAWKRKATMGGIEQRLRTGFARHGISSEYADQIYKTIEGFANYGFPESHSASFALLTYASCYLKCHYPDVFACGLLNSQPMGFYAPRTIIAEAQRNGVVVAPLDVQKSDYDYTIEKTASGDQLRVGLRSIYGIPEALIRRIEDSRKQDGLYLDLADFIRRTQLPRSVLLKLAAAEAFESFNSNVRELIWNLESLSLDQQSFLWGHPKEQFELGEDEDEPEHLPFESNWDRLRREYDSKGYSVESHPMSVLRTYLHSKSEALREKRFVPYFSSEDLKRMKTKTKVRVAGLVAITQRPPTAKGMCFITLEDEFGFMNIVIHPEIYQKDRTTIYTRSLLEIHGQVEKVGAITNIRAERILPLG comes from the coding sequence ATGGGTACTTTGACTAATAAAGCTTTAGTTCCGTCACAAAATTCCAGGCTGCCGGCCAAACCCCGGCCGCGCGCCAAAGGCTTCGTCGAACTTCTGGGGCGCAGTAATTTTTCATTTCTGCAAGGGGCCTCCAGTCCTGAAGAAATGGTCTCGCAAGCCGTGGAGTTTGGTTATGACGGCATGGCCCTGTGTGATCTGAATGGATTGTACGGTGTGGTTCGGGGTTTTCAGACCATTCAGTCCCCGTCGTTGTTCACCGCCTCCCCGCAAGTGAAAGAGGGCTTTCATTATCTGATTGGCTCAGAGCTGACTTTGACCGACGAAAGCTCCGTTGTGCTGATCCCGATGAACAAACAGGGTTATTCGCATCTGTGTGAAATTCTGACATTGGGAAAACGTCAGGCCGCCAAGGGGTTTTCCAAACTCAGTCTGGAACAGATTGAAAAATACAATCAGGGACTTTTGTGTCTGGCCATTCCTCCGTGGACGGATGAACGCTATGAAAAACTTGAAAAGATTTTCGACAACCGCCTGTATCTGCCGCTGTGGCGCGATCTGACCTGGGAATCCCAGGAGTTCTGTCGACAGGGATTTGCACTGGAAGAAAAGTATCAGGCTCGTTTGTTTGTTACCCAGCGCCCTTTCATGCACAGTCCGGAACGCAAGCCCTTGTTTGATGTTCTGACCTGCACGCTTCATCACACCACGTTGGCAGAGGCGAAAAACAAACTGATTCAGAATTCCGAGAGATGCTTAAAAAGCCTCGATGATATTTCGTGGCTGTGGCAGGACCGCCTGGATCTTGTGGAAAAAACTGTGGAGATCTCGGCACGTGTGACGTTTTCATTAAATGAAATACGTTACCGCTATCCCGCATCCAGCTTGCCTTTGGGGATGACACCCACTGAGCACATGCGTGAACTGACGATGAAAGGGGCGCAGTGGCGCTATCCGGAAGGCATTCCTGAAAAAGCCTTAAAGCAAATCGAACACGAACTGGAACTGATCAAGGATTTGCAGTACGAGGATTATTTTTTAACTCTGAAAGAGATCTGCGACTTCGCCTCATCCCGAGGAATCCTTTACCAGGGCCGTGGTTCCGCTGCCAACTCGGTGGTGTGTTTTTGTCTGGGCTTAACCGCGATTGATCCGGTGAAAATGAATCTGCTGTTTGAACGTTTCCTGTCGCGGGAACGGCGCGAACCGCCGGACATTGATATCGACTTTGAACACAGCCGCCGCGAGGAAGTGATTCAGCATATCTATGAAAAATACAACGAACGCCACGCCGCCATGGTGTGCACGGTGATTCGTTATCGTTCCCGCATGGCCATTCGTGAAACTGCCAAGGTGTTCGGCATGCCACTGGCTAAAATCAATGCCATGATCAAATTCATGGGCCGCGACGGAATGAAGCGTCTGCTGGATCCCGCCGTGGCAGCGGACTTCGGCATGGAGCCTGAACCTTGGAAGATGTTCATGGCTCTGGCTCAGCAGTTGCATGGATTCCCCCGTCATCTGGGAATTCACAGCGGTGGCTTTTTAATCACTCAAGATCCCATCACCGAAATGGTTCCGGTGGAAAAAGCCACCATGAACGGCCGCTATGTCATTCAGTGGAACAAGGACGACGTGGATTTCCTGCGCCTGATGAAAATTGACGTTCTAAGTCTGGGAATGCTGACGTGTCTGCGCAAGTGCTTTGATCTTTTGCGTGATGTGAAAGGCAAGGACTACAGCCTTGCCACTTTGCCTGCCGATGACAAGCCCACTTACGACATGATCTGCCGTGCGGAAACCGTCGGTGTCTTTCAGATTGAATCCCGCGCGCAGATGAACACGTTGCCGCGCATGCAGCCGCGGAATTTTTATGATCTGGTGATTGAAATCGCCCTGATTCGTCCGGGCCCATTGCAAGGGGGCATGGTGCATCCGTTCTTGAAACTGCGCCAGAATCGTCCCAAAGAAATCAAATATGCGCATCCGGCCCTGGAGCCGATTCTAGAAAAAACCATGGGCGTTCCCATCTTTCAGGAACAAGTGATGAAGATGGTGGTGGCCGTGGCGGACTTTACTCCGGGGGAAGCAGATGAACTGCGCCGGGTGATGTCTTCGGCCTGGAAACGCAAAGCCACCATGGGTGGCATCGAGCAGCGCCTGCGCACCGGGTTTGCCCGTCACGGGATCTCCAGTGAATACGCCGATCAGATCTATAAAACCATCGAAGGTTTTGCCAACTATGGCTTCCCCGAAAGTCACTCGGCCAGCTTTGCTCTTTTGACTTATGCCAGCTGTTATCTGAAATGCCACTATCCGGATGTATTTGCCTGCGGGCTTTTGAACAGTCAGCCCATGGGCTTTTACGCTCCCCGCACGATCATCGCCGAAGCCCAGCGCAACGGTGTGGTGGTGGCACCCTTGGACGTGCAGAAGTCCGACTATGACTACACCATTGAAAAAACCGCCTCGGGTGATCAACTGCGTGTGGGATTAAGATCTATTTATGGCATTCCCGAAGCATTGATTCGCCGGATTGAAGACAGCCGCAAACAAGACGGCCTGTATCTGGATCTGGCAGACTTTATCCGCCGCACTCAGCTTCCTCGAAGTGTTCTGCTGAAACTTGCCGCCGCCGAGGCTTTTGAATCTTTCAACAGCAATGTGCGGGAACTGATCTGGAATCTGGAATCCTTAAGTCTGGATCAGCAAAGCTTCCTGTGGGGCCACCCCAAAGAACAGTTCGAGCTGGGAGAAGACGAGGACGAACCCGAGCATCTGCCCTTTGAATCCAACTGGGACCGCCTGCGCCGTGAATATGACAGCAAGGGGTATTCCGTGGAGTCCCATCCGATGTCAGTCCTTAGAACCTATCTGCACAGCAAAAGCGAAGCTCTGCGCGAAAAACGTTTTGTGCCTTATTTTTCCTCGGAAGATCTGAAACGCATGAAAACAAAAACCAAGGTGCGGGTTGCAGGCCTGGTGGCAATTACCCAACGCCCGCCCACGGCCAAGGGCATGTGCTTTATCACCCTGGAAGACGAGTTCGGTTTTATGAACATCGTCATTCATCCTGAAATCTATCAGAAGGACCGCACCACGATTTACACCCGCTCGCTGCTGGAAATTCACGGCCAGGTTGAAAAAGTGGGTGCCATCACCAATATCCGCGCCGAACGCATTCTGCCGCTGGGATAG